One window from the genome of Natrialba magadii ATCC 43099 encodes:
- a CDS encoding AAA domain-containing protein: protein MHVRGTVAGEVEVRTVSTSYGESDLAEVPVRLATAADGLDDGNNKDDGNNESDATTFEENRAQITDRSGQVTLGELESDSEPGPDLDSSSGPTTDTDIGADTGSDADADADGEIEPTTVTLWNKWTESAELLEPGMELLVTNAAEDEYQGEQRYKTTGDSYVVVEPSFHVNVTSIRNWVECPRLYFLNKLSGVPLNYPVVKGTLVHEVFGDLLRGRDLEESIDARVDERGLELGLLGETADGAAEDVRENAKAIEGWLEQGRLTDKDRAATAADNPERAFEPAEGSWRSEQLLISETFGIRGRADAIRRGAPVELKTGKNLKKEPRFKDKVQAACYALLLEEHGGDVDTGTLLYTKNSALDRNEETGDLTPAKEFSMGSGLLKFVVRLRNEIAAMEVTGDIPTGYEGSAKCEYCFEQDTCMVVSGRLDQESKAGQIGQPLPAEEREFFERFYHAIEEERREVHREFAKLWEQDAQERADDDRALIDLAFEESRALEEGRWELRARRTGSATSKLREGDLVLASDGHPVRGSSELARIERLGEDEVVLTADERVEVSRLDVYPSELTTDRLLAALHDALLKGDKRRKDVLFGREEPEFDSPDEVFIDNNEAQDEAVRKAVGAEDCALIHGPPGTGKTYTIARAIRAMVERGERVLLSAFTNRAVDNALEALLDQLEGVIDEDRIVRVGSESGVREDMQPYRFDRSGDPGDRAAALQNAQVVAATTATCGSRVMKEQAFDVALVDEAAQLTEPGTFAAVNLADRFVLVGDHEQLPPVVRAENDLTESLFERLVELHPEAGVMLTQQYRMNQRIQAFASQEFYDGKLRPANGAVAGRTLDDLAGVSREDLPTRIRDAVSFVAVEGESSRYTDSAEATRIADLIEDYRAAGLDPSDIGVIAPFRAQVSEISRHVPEAVAVDTVDRFQGSSQEVIIVSFTATGTLEGPIFDDYRRINVALTRPKRALVLVGDPNALETDPVYARMLEWARR from the coding sequence GTGCACGTACGCGGAACCGTCGCGGGTGAGGTCGAGGTGCGAACGGTATCGACCAGTTACGGCGAGAGTGATCTCGCCGAGGTCCCCGTTCGACTGGCGACAGCGGCCGACGGACTCGACGACGGGAACAACAAGGACGACGGAAACAACGAAAGCGACGCGACGACGTTCGAAGAGAATCGCGCGCAAATCACAGATCGCAGCGGGCAGGTAACGCTCGGGGAACTCGAGTCCGATTCTGAGCCTGGACCGGACCTCGATTCAAGCTCTGGCCCCACCACCGACACCGATATCGGTGCGGACACGGGTTCAGACGCCGACGCCGACGCCGACGGCGAAATCGAGCCAACCACCGTCACGCTGTGGAACAAGTGGACCGAATCCGCCGAGCTACTCGAGCCGGGCATGGAACTGCTCGTGACGAACGCCGCGGAAGACGAGTACCAGGGTGAGCAGCGGTACAAGACGACCGGCGACTCCTACGTCGTCGTCGAGCCAAGCTTCCACGTCAACGTCACCTCGATCCGCAACTGGGTGGAGTGTCCACGCCTCTACTTCCTGAACAAGCTCTCCGGCGTGCCGCTGAACTACCCCGTCGTGAAGGGGACCCTCGTCCACGAGGTGTTCGGCGACCTGCTTCGCGGGCGCGACCTGGAAGAGTCCATCGACGCCCGTGTCGACGAGCGCGGCCTCGAACTCGGCCTGCTCGGTGAGACGGCCGACGGTGCTGCCGAGGACGTCCGCGAGAACGCGAAAGCGATCGAGGGCTGGCTCGAGCAGGGTCGCCTGACCGACAAGGATAGGGCGGCGACAGCCGCCGACAACCCGGAGCGGGCGTTCGAGCCCGCGGAGGGGAGCTGGCGCTCTGAACAACTGCTCATCAGCGAGACGTTCGGCATCCGCGGGCGCGCTGACGCCATCCGCCGCGGCGCGCCGGTCGAACTCAAGACCGGGAAGAACCTCAAGAAAGAACCCCGGTTCAAGGACAAGGTGCAGGCCGCCTGCTACGCCCTGCTACTCGAGGAGCACGGCGGCGACGTCGACACCGGCACGCTTCTCTACACCAAGAACTCGGCGCTCGACCGAAACGAGGAAACCGGCGACCTCACGCCCGCAAAGGAGTTCTCGATGGGCAGCGGGCTGCTCAAGTTCGTCGTCCGCCTGCGCAACGAAATCGCCGCGATGGAGGTCACGGGCGACATTCCGACCGGCTACGAGGGCAGCGCGAAGTGCGAGTACTGTTTCGAGCAGGACACCTGCATGGTCGTCTCGGGCCGCCTCGACCAGGAGTCGAAGGCCGGCCAGATCGGGCAGCCACTCCCCGCGGAGGAACGCGAGTTCTTCGAACGTTTCTATCACGCTATCGAAGAGGAGCGTCGAGAAGTCCACCGCGAGTTCGCCAAACTCTGGGAGCAGGACGCCCAGGAACGCGCCGACGACGACCGCGCGCTGATCGACCTCGCGTTCGAGGAGAGTCGAGCACTCGAGGAGGGCCGCTGGGAACTCCGCGCGCGCCGGACCGGAAGTGCGACCTCGAAGCTCCGGGAGGGGGATCTGGTACTCGCGAGCGACGGGCATCCGGTTCGCGGGAGTTCCGAACTCGCCCGAATCGAACGGCTGGGAGAGGACGAGGTGGTCCTCACGGCCGACGAGCGGGTCGAAGTGAGTCGCCTCGACGTCTATCCGTCCGAACTCACTACTGACCGCCTTCTCGCCGCGCTCCACGACGCGCTCCTGAAGGGAGACAAGCGGCGCAAGGACGTGCTGTTCGGCCGGGAAGAACCCGAGTTTGATTCGCCAGACGAGGTGTTTATCGACAACAACGAGGCCCAGGACGAGGCCGTGCGGAAGGCCGTCGGGGCGGAAGACTGCGCGCTGATCCACGGGCCACCCGGCACTGGAAAAACCTACACTATCGCTCGCGCGATCCGCGCGATGGTCGAACGCGGCGAGCGCGTCCTTCTCTCGGCGTTTACGAACCGCGCGGTCGACAACGCGCTGGAGGCGCTGCTCGACCAACTCGAGGGCGTCATCGACGAGGATCGGATTGTCCGCGTCGGCTCCGAGAGCGGCGTCCGCGAGGATATGCAGCCCTACCGGTTCGACCGCTCGGGCGACCCCGGCGACCGCGCTGCCGCGTTGCAGAACGCGCAGGTCGTCGCCGCGACCACCGCGACCTGCGGCTCACGAGTCATGAAGGAGCAGGCGTTCGACGTTGCGCTGGTCGACGAGGCCGCGCAGTTAACGGAGCCGGGGACCTTCGCGGCGGTCAACCTCGCGGACCGGTTCGTGCTCGTCGGCGATCACGAGCAGCTTCCGCCGGTTGTCCGTGCCGAGAACGACCTTACAGAATCGCTGTTCGAGCGCCTCGTCGAACTCCACCCCGAGGCCGGCGTCATGCTCACCCAGCAGTACCGGATGAACCAGCGCATTCAGGCGTTCGCCTCGCAGGAGTTCTACGACGGCAAGCTCCGGCCCGCGAACGGCGCGGTCGCGGGGCGGACGCTCGACGACCTTGCCGGTGTCTCACGCGAGGACCTGCCAACCAGAATCCGAGACGCCGTCTCCTTCGTCGCAGTCGAGGGCGAGAGCAGTCGATACACGGACAGCGCCGAGGCCACTCGCATCGCTGACCTCATCGAAGACTATCGCGCTGCCGGACTCGACCCGTCGGATATCGGCGTTATCGCTCCCTTCCGCGCACAGGTCTCGGAGATTTCGAGACACGTCCCCGAGGCGGTTGCCGTCGACACCGTCGACCGCTTCCAGGGCTCGAGTCAGGAGGTCATCATCGTCTCGTTCACCGCGACGGGGACACTCGAGGGCCCCATCTTCGACGACTACCGGCGGATCAACGTCGCCCTCACCCGACCGAAGCGCGCGCTCGTGCTCGTCGGCGATCCGAACGCACTCGAGACGGACCCGGTGTACGCACGGATGCTCGAGTGGGCGCGGCGCTGA
- a CDS encoding LSM domain-containing protein: MSGRPLDVLEASLGERVTVRLKSGDEFAGELAGYDQHMNLVLEVAADGADGADSDDEAETESQAAEPVEDTTIIRGDNVVSITP, encoded by the coding sequence ATGAGTGGACGACCGCTAGACGTCCTCGAGGCGTCGCTCGGCGAACGCGTGACGGTACGACTCAAAAGTGGCGACGAGTTCGCCGGCGAACTCGCTGGCTACGACCAGCACATGAATCTCGTTCTCGAGGTTGCCGCGGACGGCGCCGACGGCGCTGACAGCGACGACGAGGCTGAGACGGAATCGCAAGCAGCGGAGCCGGTCGAAGACACAACCATTATACGCGGCGATAACGTCGTTTCGATCACTCCATGA
- a CDS encoding SPW repeat domain-containing protein: MDRDADADADADTNTNTDSRTNTNIDSSADVEADADPVSEVDSGTGVGDNPDDRDPRDQSTQIVSEERRRNISLISAVVAVLGLWVAASLLIYDATEAAFWNNVLVGAVIFVAGAYNYYRLATDVPLSVGVATLAAVLGIWLIISAALFEMLGGLFWSTLATGLLIAALSGYNAYEAREAQLVTGEGTGS; encoded by the coding sequence ATGGACAGGGATGCGGACGCGGACGCGGACGCGGACACGAACACAAACACGGACTCGAGAACCAACACCAACATCGACTCGAGTGCAGACGTCGAAGCCGACGCCGATCCAGTCTCCGAGGTCGACTCCGGAACCGGCGTTGGCGACAACCCAGACGACCGCGACCCGCGGGATCAGAGCACGCAAATCGTCAGCGAGGAGCGACGCCGAAACATCTCGCTTATTAGCGCCGTCGTCGCCGTGCTCGGCCTCTGGGTGGCGGCCTCACTGCTCATCTACGACGCAACAGAAGCTGCGTTCTGGAACAACGTCCTCGTCGGCGCAGTCATCTTCGTCGCCGGCGCGTACAACTACTACCGGCTCGCGACCGACGTGCCGCTGAGTGTCGGCGTTGCGACGCTTGCTGCAGTGCTTGGCATCTGGCTCATCATCTCCGCGGCACTGTTCGAGATGCTCGGCGGGCTCTTCTGGAGCACGCTCGCCACCGGCCTGCTCATCGCCGCGTTATCCGGATACAACGCCTACGAAGCGCGTGAAGCGCAGCTCGTGACTGGTGAGGGAACGGGGTCCTGA
- a CDS encoding zinc-dependent metalloprotease — MNLYRSARTVAGASGTGDDAIDWQSAADAAKAATEPGSLALESGEREGYARDVRDARAAVRSVADMEFDVPETVEIQNRHHWIDANVATFERVMGTLETHTETFPGIARTINTGTMTVLLAFLGRNVLGQYDPLLLAERPADDHALYFVRPNIRNAAETLEVDPDRFRRWIAFHEVTHAAEFGAAPWLSDHLEDRMESGIAALSDGSFDRDAFRDLDAAMTVVEGYAELLMDHAFDDEYEDLRRKLDARRQGRGPLQKLFRQLLGLGLKQRQYERGKEFFEHVIATRDLETASLVWEQPENLPTHDELDSPGLWIRRVER; from the coding sequence GTGAACCTCTATCGTAGCGCCCGGACCGTCGCCGGCGCATCCGGGACCGGTGACGACGCGATCGACTGGCAGTCCGCGGCCGACGCTGCGAAGGCGGCGACCGAGCCCGGCTCACTCGCACTCGAGTCCGGCGAGCGCGAGGGCTATGCACGCGACGTTCGTGATGCTCGCGCGGCTGTTCGATCGGTCGCCGACATGGAGTTCGACGTGCCAGAGACGGTCGAAATCCAGAACCGCCATCACTGGATCGACGCCAACGTCGCCACCTTCGAGCGCGTGATGGGCACGCTCGAGACCCATACCGAGACGTTCCCGGGAATCGCCCGGACAATCAACACGGGCACCATGACCGTTCTCCTCGCGTTTCTCGGACGGAACGTGTTGGGACAGTACGATCCACTCTTACTCGCCGAGCGTCCGGCGGACGACCACGCACTGTACTTCGTCCGGCCGAATATCCGCAACGCGGCGGAGACACTCGAGGTCGACCCAGACCGATTCCGCCGCTGGATCGCGTTCCACGAGGTGACCCACGCCGCCGAGTTCGGTGCCGCGCCGTGGCTCTCGGACCACCTCGAGGATCGAATGGAGTCGGGCATCGCCGCGCTCTCAGACGGCTCGTTCGACCGGGATGCGTTCCGCGATCTGGATGCGGCGATGACGGTCGTCGAGGGCTATGCCGAACTTCTGATGGACCACGCCTTCGACGACGAGTACGAGGATCTGCGCCGGAAACTCGATGCGCGTCGGCAGGGTCGTGGTCCGCTGCAGAAGCTCTTCCGACAACTGCTCGGTCTGGGTCTCAAGCAGCGCCAGTACGAGCGCGGTAAGGAGTTCTTCGAGCACGTCATCGCCACCCGCGACCTCGAGACGGCGAGTCTGGTCTGGGAACAGCCCGAGAACCTGCCGACGCACGACGAACTGGACTCGCCGGGGCTGTGGATTCGGCGGGTTGAGCGCTGA
- a CDS encoding 50S ribosomal protein L37e, which translates to MTGAGTPSQGKKNKTTHTKCRRCGEKSYHTKKKVCSSCGFGKSAKRREYEWQSKAGDN; encoded by the coding sequence ATGACTGGTGCAGGAACCCCGAGCCAAGGAAAGAAGAACAAGACGACCCACACCAAGTGTCGTCGCTGCGGAGAGAAGTCCTACCACACGAAGAAGAAGGTCTGCTCGTCCTGCGGCTTTGGCAAGTCCGCCAAGCGCCGTGAGTACGAGTGGCAGTCGAAAGCCGGCGACAACTGA
- a CDS encoding nuclear transport factor 2 family protein, translating into MSTTPAPTDDPKTTVRAYYNALRNGDPLESFFLKDESTVKFGISERLFGYEAVANALQEQTETTEGWTVESSNLTVTEHGDRGCAMFGDEVTMAWTDSSSGARRGFRTRWSGTLIRLPVADAEREGEGEVDRSEEGSGGVDRSEEGSGGVDGDGGSETEHAPDESEWVFGSMHVSTDDEV; encoded by the coding sequence ATGTCGACGACACCAGCACCGACCGACGACCCCAAGACGACCGTTCGTGCGTACTACAACGCCCTGCGGAACGGCGACCCACTTGAGTCCTTTTTCCTGAAAGACGAGTCGACAGTTAAATTCGGCATCAGTGAGCGGCTATTCGGCTACGAGGCGGTCGCGAATGCGCTGCAGGAACAGACTGAGACGACCGAGGGCTGGACCGTCGAGAGTTCGAATCTCACGGTCACCGAACACGGAGACCGGGGATGTGCGATGTTCGGAGACGAGGTGACGATGGCGTGGACGGACTCGAGTAGCGGAGCGCGCCGGGGGTTTCGAACTCGATGGAGTGGAACGTTGATTCGGCTTCCGGTGGCGGACGCGGAGCGTGAGGGCGAGGGAGAGGTGGACAGAAGTGAAGAAGGGAGCGGAGGAGTGGACAGAAGTGAAGAAGGGAGCGGAGGGGTGGACGGAGATGGTGGGAGTGAAACGGAGCACGCGCCGGACGAAAGTGAATGGGTATTTGGGTCGATGCACGTGAGTACTGACGACGAGGTATGA